A genomic window from Anthocerotibacter panamensis C109 includes:
- a CDS encoding transporter substrate-binding domain-containing protein codes for MPNLGSRRGFVASVGFTLLFLPQAGCASALSEVQTRGHWIIGVYLSGYPLAFRDPQGHLAGLEVALARRLAQDRFGSPEQVEFVVLTARERITALEAGTVDMVIGNLSVTPQRARVIDFSTDYYRPYQALAVLQEDPARVLSDLSTARVAVLEGSSSRLGLERFLPQATIVLVPDYPTAYTQLKQGLVRAVSADNTALMGWRDATLRLLEAPLSGYVLAVGFPRGLDSLDLRTWVNSRIAQWQKEGWLKTTVGWWGL; via the coding sequence GTGCCCAACCTCGGTTCCCGGCGGGGGTTTGTTGCCTCAGTCGGATTTACCTTGCTTTTCCTGCCCCAGGCTGGCTGTGCATCTGCTTTATCGGAGGTGCAGACACGGGGGCATTGGATCATTGGGGTCTACCTCAGCGGCTATCCTCTGGCCTTTCGGGACCCCCAGGGACATCTGGCAGGGCTGGAGGTTGCCTTGGCCCGGAGGTTGGCCCAAGACCGCTTTGGCAGTCCCGAGCAGGTTGAGTTTGTCGTCTTGACAGCCCGAGAGCGCATTACAGCCCTTGAAGCGGGCACGGTAGATATGGTGATTGGCAACCTCTCCGTCACCCCCCAACGAGCCCGAGTCATCGATTTCTCGACGGATTACTACCGCCCCTATCAGGCGCTCGCAGTGCTTCAGGAGGATCCGGCACGGGTCCTAAGTGATCTCAGTACAGCTCGGGTGGCGGTTCTGGAAGGATCGAGTTCGCGTCTGGGGCTGGAGCGTTTCTTGCCCCAAGCCACTATCGTCTTGGTACCCGACTATCCCACAGCCTATACCCAGCTTAAGCAGGGGCTGGTTCGTGCTGTTTCCGCAGATAACACAGCACTCATGGGCTGGCGCGATGCCACACTGCGTCTGTTGGAAGCTCCTTTGAGCGGCTATGTCCTAGCTGTGGGGTTTCCTCGGGGCCTCGATAGCCTCGATCTCAGGACCTGGGTAAACAGCCGTATCGCACAGTGGCAAAAAGAGGGCTGGCTCAAGACGACCGTGGGATGGTGGGGGCTGTGA
- the rpmI gene encoding 50S ribosomal protein L35 encodes MPKMKTNRSAAKRYDLTGSGKLRRKRAGKNHLLEHKSGSRLRSLSGMAEVHETELYKVTRQCPYPQSLKHKP; translated from the coding sequence ATGCCCAAGATGAAGACCAACCGCTCGGCAGCAAAGCGCTATGACCTCACTGGGTCTGGCAAACTGCGCCGCAAGCGGGCAGGCAAGAATCACCTCCTGGAGCACAAGAGCGGCAGTCGCCTGCGGTCCCTCTCGGGTATGGCCGAAGTGCACGAGACGGAACTCTATAAGGTCACCCGCCAGTGCCCCTATCCCCAGTCCCTCAAGCACAAGCCCTAA
- a CDS encoding EboA domain-containing protein yields the protein MHRPSDLSAVELLERWLAARLALPQQDWLTERCRQISTDPQVLFAAFSAVPRFTGKQDLSLAPAELQDAGRVCPGWNPSTWSLDQCARALLLLSLPAEPIAPYLHILEELFSCADVGELVALYQTLPLLPHAQQHRGRAAAGVRSNITAVFNAVALYNPYPAHYFADPAWNQMILKAVFLGSPLPCIPRLDERANPGLAEMLTDYAQERWAASRPVPLDLWRLVGPFLDPRLIPRLAALLASPDPEAQEVAALTLNASAHPEAQALLQCYPQVHTRIQQGHLSWRACQRE from the coding sequence ATGCACCGACCGTCGGATCTGTCTGCGGTGGAGCTTCTGGAACGTTGGCTGGCGGCGCGTTTGGCCTTGCCGCAGCAAGATTGGCTCACCGAGCGGTGCCGTCAGATCAGTACGGATCCACAGGTCTTGTTCGCGGCATTTAGTGCTGTCCCTCGCTTCACGGGCAAGCAAGATTTGTCCCTGGCCCCAGCGGAACTCCAGGACGCCGGACGGGTATGTCCGGGTTGGAATCCGAGCACCTGGAGCCTGGACCAATGTGCCCGTGCCCTATTGTTGTTGAGCCTTCCTGCTGAGCCTATCGCCCCTTATCTGCACATCCTCGAAGAACTTTTTAGCTGCGCTGATGTGGGGGAGTTGGTCGCGCTCTATCAGACCTTGCCGCTTTTGCCTCATGCTCAACAACACCGGGGTCGCGCAGCGGCAGGGGTCCGCAGTAATATAACTGCGGTATTTAATGCAGTGGCGCTCTACAATCCTTATCCTGCCCACTATTTTGCCGACCCGGCCTGGAATCAGATGATCCTCAAGGCGGTCTTCCTCGGTAGCCCATTGCCCTGTATCCCCAGGTTGGATGAGCGGGCCAATCCTGGACTGGCGGAGATGTTGACCGATTATGCCCAGGAACGTTGGGCGGCGAGCCGCCCGGTCCCCCTCGACCTCTGGCGGCTGGTCGGCCCCTTCCTGGATCCCCGCTTGATCCCTCGTCTCGCTGCGCTCCTGGCTTCTCCAGACCCCGAAGCCCAGGAAGTAGCCGCCCTGACCCTGAACGCATCTGCGCACCCCGAAGCCCAGGCGTTGCTCCAGTGCTACCCACAGGTACACACCCGGATTCAACAGGGCCACCTGAGCTGGCGCGCGTGCCAGCGCGAGTAG
- a CDS encoding carbohydrate kinase family protein: MTREVICTGGAVVDVLVRPLEQLPKAGESATVEQILLQAGGCGVNTAILLARLGLKVGFWGRLGADSLGRFIKGQLEEEKVHPEVFICDPTIPTKAAMVVVNRKGERSLIRASEGGNALSLKDLDRIDLQGVRHLHIGGCYSLRNLLGENLAALLRYAQETGVRTSLDTVWTHDDNWQAVYPALPYVDYFLPSLVEAQQITGLEQPREIAHALLAAGAQTIVIKMGADGAFVQWQGTQGLVPAFAVGKKRSLRVVDSTGAGDAFCAGFITALLSGYKVPTAVEWGNAAGAITITAIGATTALHSRAQLMEWLI, from the coding sequence ATGACCCGAGAGGTTATCTGTACAGGCGGGGCAGTGGTAGACGTTTTAGTGCGCCCCCTAGAGCAGTTGCCCAAGGCGGGCGAATCGGCTACGGTCGAGCAGATCCTCCTCCAGGCGGGTGGGTGCGGGGTCAATACAGCCATTCTCCTGGCGCGGTTGGGGCTCAAGGTAGGATTTTGGGGACGCTTGGGGGCTGACAGTCTGGGTCGCTTTATTAAAGGCCAGCTTGAGGAGGAAAAGGTTCACCCGGAAGTTTTTATCTGTGATCCGACGATCCCAACCAAAGCGGCCATGGTCGTGGTCAACCGCAAGGGCGAGCGCTCCCTCATCCGCGCCAGTGAAGGGGGTAATGCGCTCTCACTCAAGGACTTAGACCGTATTGACCTACAGGGGGTCCGCCACCTACATATTGGGGGCTGCTACTCGCTGAGAAACCTCCTGGGGGAGAATCTGGCTGCACTGTTGCGCTATGCCCAAGAAACGGGCGTGCGCACCAGTCTGGATACGGTCTGGACCCATGACGACAACTGGCAGGCTGTCTACCCAGCCCTGCCCTATGTCGATTATTTCCTGCCCTCGCTGGTGGAGGCCCAACAGATCACGGGCCTGGAACAGCCGCGAGAGATTGCCCACGCCCTACTTGCTGCCGGAGCCCAGACGATTGTCATTAAAATGGGGGCAGATGGAGCCTTTGTCCAATGGCAGGGGACCCAAGGGCTTGTCCCGGCCTTTGCGGTGGGTAAGAAGCGCAGCTTGCGGGTGGTAGATTCTACTGGGGCTGGAGATGCTTTTTGTGCGGGGTTTATCACGGCCCTTTTGAGCGGCTACAAAGTCCCTACCGCAGTGGAATGGGGCAACGCTGCTGGAGCCATCACCATCACGGCTATCGGAGCCACTACCGCTCTGCACTCTCGGGCACAGCTAATGGAATGGCTGATTTAA
- the rplT gene encoding 50S ribosomal protein L20, protein MVRVKRGNVARKRRKKVLKIAKGYVGSHSRLFRPANQQVMKALKYSYRHRRERKRDFRSLWITRLNAAARMEGLSYSRLIDGLNKAEVRLNRKVLSQLAVLDPPVFAAIVSVAKNP, encoded by the coding sequence ATGGTCCGTGTCAAACGGGGTAACGTCGCCCGCAAACGACGCAAAAAAGTCCTCAAAATTGCCAAAGGCTATGTAGGCTCTCACTCTCGGCTATTCCGTCCGGCTAACCAGCAGGTGATGAAAGCCCTGAAGTACAGCTACCGTCACCGCCGGGAGCGCAAACGCGACTTTCGTTCGCTATGGATTACCCGCCTCAACGCTGCTGCGCGTATGGAAGGGCTCTCCTACAGCCGCCTTATTGACGGGCTCAACAAAGCAGAAGTGCGCCTCAACCGCAAGGTATTGTCGCAGTTGGCTGTGCTTGACCCGCCTGTATTTGCCGCTATCGTCTCTGTCGCCAAGAACCCCTAG
- a CDS encoding FIST signal transduction protein, whose translation MRWASALSRQRVTTLAIAECCRRLEAELEGQPVDLAVAFASPELGPDFHSLGRLIQKRLGARVLLGCSGGGLIADGQELEQETGLAITAAHLPGVDVIPFHLENGDLPDPDCGPQVWQRCLGVEAPAQFILLVDGSTFVLEPFLAGLDFAFPLSPKLGGLASGRRRVLFINDQSHTSGVSGIALKGNIAMDTLVAQGCRPIGPCYRITGCQEHILTELDQASPLETLRGLLHTYELAAQDLFVGLLANEFNTQPQAGDFLIRTLIGVDPERGALAIGAYLRVGQTLQFHVRDRAASSQDLNLILANYLEQGAASAVKGALVFSCLGRGTGLYGVANHDSDSLRHHLGAIPMGGFFGNGEIGPVGQTTYIHGWTSAIGLFRTLEAASF comes from the coding sequence ATGCGTTGGGCCAGTGCCCTCTCTCGCCAGCGGGTCACCACTTTGGCTATTGCGGAGTGCTGTCGCCGTCTGGAGGCGGAACTAGAAGGCCAGCCCGTCGATTTGGCGGTGGCTTTTGCCAGTCCAGAGTTGGGGCCGGATTTTCATAGTCTGGGTCGCCTCATCCAGAAACGCCTGGGAGCGCGCGTGTTGCTGGGATGTTCGGGGGGCGGGCTCATTGCCGATGGACAGGAGCTGGAGCAAGAAACCGGCCTCGCCATCACCGCAGCCCATCTACCTGGGGTGGATGTTATCCCTTTTCACTTGGAGAATGGAGACCTACCCGACCCGGATTGCGGCCCGCAGGTCTGGCAGCGCTGTCTGGGGGTCGAGGCTCCTGCTCAATTCATCCTGCTGGTGGATGGGAGTACTTTTGTCTTGGAGCCTTTTCTCGCCGGACTGGATTTTGCTTTTCCGCTGAGTCCTAAGTTGGGCGGGCTCGCCAGTGGTCGCAGACGGGTCCTGTTTATCAATGACCAGAGCCATACCAGTGGGGTGAGCGGTATTGCGCTCAAAGGCAATATCGCCATGGATACCCTGGTGGCTCAGGGCTGCCGTCCCATCGGCCCCTGCTATCGAATCACAGGCTGTCAGGAGCACATCCTGACCGAACTAGACCAGGCTTCTCCTCTAGAAACCCTGCGCGGACTCCTGCACACCTATGAACTGGCCGCTCAGGACTTGTTTGTGGGGCTGTTGGCTAACGAATTTAATACCCAGCCGCAAGCCGGGGACTTCCTCATCCGCACGCTCATCGGGGTCGATCCTGAGCGGGGGGCGCTGGCTATCGGGGCGTACCTGCGCGTCGGTCAGACCCTCCAGTTTCATGTCCGCGACCGGGCAGCCTCCAGCCAAGACCTCAACCTCATCCTGGCTAACTACCTTGAGCAAGGGGCGGCCTCTGCTGTCAAGGGAGCCCTGGTCTTTTCATGCCTCGGTCGCGGTACGGGCCTCTACGGTGTCGCTAACCATGACAGCGACAGCCTCCGGCATCACTTGGGGGCTATTCCCATGGGGGGGTTCTTTGGCAATGGCGAGATTGGTCCGGTCGGTCAAACGACCTACATTCACGGGTGGACCTCAGCCATTGGCCTGTTTCGTACGCTTGAGGCTGCTTCCTTTTGA